One genomic segment of Ctenopharyngodon idella isolate HZGC_01 chromosome 7, HZGC01, whole genome shotgun sequence includes these proteins:
- the ponzr1 gene encoding plac8 onzin related protein 1: MAQTTIVTTQHVSSGTWTTGICDCCSDMGTCCCALWCFPCMQCQTVSQFGWCFCMPLLDCCMVVSCCLRQKMREQYNIHGSCCDDFCTLCCCYPCAWCQMSREIKTRARSGTVVTQQIIHS, translated from the exons ATGGCACAAACTACGATTGTGACAACCCAGCATGTCTCCTCTGGTACTTGGACTACAGGCATTTGTGATTGCTGTTCTGATATGGGCACAT GTTGCTGTGCCCTATGGTGTTTCCCGTGCATGCAGTGTCAGACTGTGTCTCAGTTTGGTTGGTGTTTCTGCATGCCATTGCTGGACTGCTGCATGGTGGTCTCATGCTGTCTCCGCCAGAAGATGAGAGAACAATACAACATTCAT GGTTCATGCTGCGATGACTTTTGCACTCTCTGCTGCTGTTATCCTTGTGCCTGGTGTCAGATGTCTCGAGAAATCAAGACTCGTGCTCGTTCTGGCACTGTGGTCACCCAACAAATTATTCATAGTTAG
- the LOC127515596 gene encoding serine/threonine-protein kinase pim-2-like: MKYISIPGHPAPLPLEVGLLVLANRGPKVPEIIELLDWQDQPDQYIMILERPSPCQDLWDFLERHGGTLNEDTARYIMTQTTMAAHMCCSRGVFHRDIKLENLLINTDTLEVKLIDFGCGDLLQESRYERFCGTQEYCPPEYFTEGKYHGKPATVWSLGVLLFLLVCGRFPEPRDLQRIDEDVWFELGLSNECCHLIRSLLQKNPSWRIDLKKIIFHEWFMVLSLRSATNDFED, from the exons ATGAAATACATCTCCATT CCTGGTCATCCCGCACCCCTTCCATTAGAGGTCGGCCTGTTGGTCCTTGCTAACAGGGGCCCCAAAGTTCCAGAGATCATTGAGCTGCTGGACTGGCAGGACCAACCTGACCAATACATCATGATCTTGGAGCGTCCCTCACCCTGCCAAGATCTCTGGGATTTTTTGGAGCGTCACGGCGGCACTCTCAATGAGGACACAGCACGGTATataatgacacagacaacaaTGGCCGCTCACATGTGCTGTTCCCGTGGAGTTTTCCACCGAGACATTAAGTTGGAGAACCTGCTaataaacacagacacacttgAGGTCAAACTGATCGACTTCGGGTGTGGGGATCTCCTGCAAGAATCTAGATATGAAAGATTCTGTG GCACTCAAGAGTACTGTCCACCTGAGTACTTCACAGAGGGCAAGTACCACGGTAAACCAGCTACTGTGTGGTCTCTGGGAGTGCTCTTATTCTTGCTGGTGTGTGGACGCTTTCCAGAACCCAGAGATTTGCAGAGGATTGATGAAGACGTCTGGTTTGAACTTGGCTTGTCAAACG AATGCTGCCATCTGATTCGATCCCTCCTGCAGAAAAACCCAAGCTGGCGGATTGATTTGAAGAAAATCATTTTCCATGAATGGTTTATGGTATTGAGCCTAAGATCAGCTACAAATGATTTTGAAGAT